A region of Flavobacterium album DNA encodes the following proteins:
- a CDS encoding SWIM zinc finger family protein, whose protein sequence is MDLADLDIEYRGISSLTHTSGINQLVLSHQSEIEEDNHVPCFFWGNITEPFLTARCLLTLSKVVRSSFTPIPPRLLDPIVSAGTGQLRFEGFSSCNGVYARLDLLEEAIDGEFIASGTTNVDFNEPMLNALNAVKKEEKMILGVGSKNVSVSTEKGTVTEKKVTLPARWIKGLTSVQLYLAGMEEKFSLNRIQIVQLFQSIPKGTTKGEFYLSQRASKFMWSPVESKDAVRFGGIARLRLLDGIATYFQNMTIYQSGGGESVAIVGDLGKMRFTLALSPDNYRGFSGEGNVLENMAVEVPEAWVHAMNSLLKSNEQFDPTMLSVEHDVAFDTMDALTASLSSMGLLGYDLHSRQHYYRRLPFRAERILSLNPRLKNAKKLIDENGVVFITKEPGTIEARVEGTGVKHTVVIKGGLSKCTCDWFTNHQDKRGLCKHILAVKMMRA, encoded by the coding sequence ATGGACCTGGCTGATCTGGACATCGAATACCGGGGGATATCCTCGCTGACTCACACAAGCGGCATCAATCAACTGGTATTGTCGCACCAGTCGGAAATTGAAGAGGATAACCACGTTCCTTGCTTTTTCTGGGGAAATATTACAGAGCCTTTTTTAACGGCGCGGTGCTTGCTCACGCTGTCAAAAGTGGTTCGTTCCTCATTTACCCCAATTCCGCCGAGGCTGCTCGACCCTATCGTTTCGGCAGGTACAGGCCAGCTGCGGTTTGAGGGGTTTTCGTCCTGCAATGGCGTTTATGCCCGGTTGGACCTGCTGGAGGAAGCCATTGACGGCGAATTCATTGCCAGCGGTACAACCAATGTGGATTTTAATGAGCCGATGCTGAATGCGTTGAATGCCGTTAAAAAAGAAGAAAAAATGATACTGGGCGTGGGGAGTAAAAATGTGTCGGTAAGCACCGAAAAAGGTACGGTGACCGAAAAAAAGGTAACCCTCCCTGCACGATGGATCAAGGGGCTCACGAGCGTACAGCTCTACCTCGCCGGTATGGAAGAAAAATTCAGCCTGAACAGGATACAGATCGTGCAACTGTTTCAGAGCATCCCAAAGGGTACTACAAAAGGTGAATTTTATCTGTCGCAGCGAGCCAGCAAGTTTATGTGGTCGCCGGTCGAAAGTAAGGATGCCGTGCGTTTTGGAGGTATTGCCCGGTTGCGCCTGTTGGACGGCATTGCCACCTACTTTCAAAACATGACCATTTACCAGTCAGGTGGAGGGGAAAGTGTTGCGATCGTGGGGGACCTGGGGAAGATGAGGTTTACCCTTGCCCTGTCACCCGACAATTACAGGGGTTTTTCCGGGGAAGGCAACGTACTTGAAAACATGGCCGTTGAAGTGCCCGAAGCATGGGTGCATGCCATGAACAGCCTGCTGAAATCCAATGAGCAGTTTGATCCAACAATGCTGTCTGTTGAGCACGATGTCGCCTTTGACACGATGGATGCCCTGACGGCCTCCTTGTCTTCCATGGGCCTCCTGGGCTATGACCTGCACAGCCGCCAACATTATTACCGCCGCCTTCCTTTCAGGGCAGAACGTATCCTCTCGCTCAACCCAAGGTTAAAGAATGCGAAAAAGCTAATTGATGAAAATGGTGTTGTCTTTATTACAAAAGAACCCGGCACTATTGAAGCAAGGGTTGAAGGGACAGGCGTAAAGCATACGGTGGTCATTAAGGGCGGGCTGTCAAAATGTACCTGCGACTGGTTTACCAACCATCAGGACAAGCGCGGGTTGTGCAAGCATATCCTGGCTGTGAAGATGATGAGAGCTTAG
- a CDS encoding 2'-5' RNA ligase family protein, giving the protein MSRENLYFIALIPHDTVSDEVTAFKNDFAQNYSSSRALKSMPHITLKAPFKLEAREHDSLLEWFENLRPEKEPFTVELEDFGSFDNKNNPVIYVKPVMTPKLEGLQKAILKGFEFAYPHISIPYTERNFHPHMTIAYRDLTPEQHARAMDIYQHKKYSASFSADRFYLLQHNGQKWNVVAEHLLG; this is encoded by the coding sequence ATGTCACGCGAAAATCTATACTTCATAGCCCTCATTCCCCATGATACCGTTTCAGACGAGGTGACCGCTTTCAAGAATGATTTTGCACAAAATTACAGTAGCAGCCGTGCGCTTAAAAGCATGCCGCACATTACCCTTAAAGCGCCTTTTAAACTGGAAGCCCGAGAACACGACAGCCTTTTGGAATGGTTCGAAAACCTTCGCCCTGAGAAGGAGCCTTTTACTGTAGAGCTGGAAGATTTCGGCAGCTTTGACAATAAGAACAACCCTGTGATCTATGTAAAGCCCGTTATGACCCCTAAGTTGGAAGGCCTGCAAAAAGCAATCCTGAAGGGATTTGAGTTTGCGTATCCGCATATTTCGATCCCTTATACCGAAAGAAACTTTCACCCGCACATGACGATAGCCTACCGCGACCTTACGCCGGAACAACACGCCCGGGCCATGGATATTTACCAGCATAAAAAATACAGCGCTTCCTTCAGCGCCGACCGTTTTTACCTGCTACAGCACAACGGGCAAAAATGGAACGTGGTGGCCGAGCATCTTTTGGGTTGA
- a CDS encoding TIGR03915 family putative DNA repair protein has protein sequence MTTYIFDGSFEGLLTAIFEFYDRREKAVRLVWNKYYQPAMLEETLDIINDEAKAKRVWDGLRKKLAPEWAMKFYKTHLSEDPSTFQHLFDFARYIFDNPAGAESNFGNPHVMAVSKMERSVSRERHRMKAFIRFQKTADGIYYCPIEPDFNVLPLVSKFFKDRYADQQWIIYDIKRKYGLYYDLHTVTEITYEFVANIDTKKVLLPAELIDEKEELASILWKDYFNSTNIPARKNMKLHIQHVPKRYWKYLNEKEGKN, from the coding sequence ATGACCACATATATTTTTGACGGCTCTTTTGAAGGGCTGCTTACCGCGATATTCGAATTTTATGACCGTAGGGAAAAGGCGGTCCGGTTAGTATGGAACAAATATTACCAGCCTGCCATGCTGGAGGAAACCCTTGATATCATTAACGATGAAGCAAAGGCAAAGCGGGTGTGGGATGGCTTACGGAAAAAGCTGGCACCGGAATGGGCCATGAAATTTTACAAAACCCATCTTTCGGAAGATCCCTCAACGTTCCAGCACTTATTTGACTTTGCCCGTTATATTTTTGATAATCCGGCAGGTGCCGAAAGTAATTTTGGCAACCCGCACGTGATGGCCGTATCAAAAATGGAACGGAGCGTAAGCCGCGAGAGGCACCGCATGAAGGCTTTCATCCGTTTCCAGAAGACAGCCGACGGTATTTATTACTGTCCGATAGAACCGGATTTCAACGTGCTGCCATTGGTCTCGAAGTTTTTTAAAGACCGCTATGCCGACCAGCAATGGATCATTTACGACATCAAACGGAAATACGGCCTGTACTACGACCTGCACACCGTTACCGAGATCACTTATGAATTTGTCGCCAACATCGATACCAAAAAAGTCCTGCTCCCCGCCGAGCTTATTGACGAGAAAGAAGAGCTTGCCTCAATTTTATGGAAGGATTATTTCAACAGCACGAATATACCTGCCCGGAAGAACATGAAGCTACACATTCAGCATGTACCGAAGCGGTATTGGAAATATCTGAATGAGAAGGAAGGGAAGAATTGA
- a CDS encoding c-type cytochrome, with the protein MKKFLKIAGYILLAIIVLLVSAIAYIKIALPNTGEAEYVTIERTPERIERGKYLANNVAVCMDCHSTRNWNLYAGPMDPKGVGAGGEVFNQQMGFPGVFYAPNITPYALKDWTDGELLRAITTGVDKDRKALFPVMGYHRFGKMDKEDVYSMIAYIRTLPSVEKNIPESVPDFPVNILINTMPAKADFQKRPAETDIVKYGAYMVNATGCVDCHSKMDKGAIVPGTEFGGGMEFLQPGGIIRSPNITFDDATGIGSWSEEAFTARFKMYTHADYKPAQMKKSDLNTPMPWNMYSGMKESDLKAIYAYLKSLKPIKNNVVRYEKK; encoded by the coding sequence ATGAAAAAGTTTTTAAAGATCGCAGGTTATATCCTGTTGGCAATTATAGTGCTGCTTGTTAGCGCGATAGCCTATATTAAGATAGCGCTGCCTAATACTGGTGAAGCGGAATATGTAACGATAGAAAGGACGCCGGAACGTATTGAACGGGGGAAATACCTCGCGAACAACGTGGCGGTGTGCATGGATTGCCACAGTACCCGCAACTGGAATCTGTACGCCGGGCCGATGGATCCGAAAGGCGTTGGAGCAGGCGGTGAGGTATTCAACCAGCAGATGGGTTTCCCGGGTGTGTTTTACGCTCCGAACATTACGCCTTATGCTTTAAAGGACTGGACCGATGGCGAACTGCTCAGGGCAATTACTACGGGTGTGGATAAAGACCGCAAGGCGCTGTTTCCGGTTATGGGCTACCACCGCTTCGGGAAGATGGATAAGGAAGATGTGTACAGCATGATCGCTTACATCCGTACATTGCCATCGGTAGAAAAAAATATACCGGAGTCAGTGCCTGATTTTCCGGTGAATATACTCATCAACACCATGCCTGCAAAGGCCGACTTCCAAAAGCGGCCTGCCGAAACGGATATCGTGAAGTATGGTGCTTATATGGTAAATGCTACAGGTTGTGTAGACTGCCACAGCAAGATGGATAAGGGCGCTATTGTTCCCGGAACCGAATTTGGCGGAGGGATGGAATTCCTGCAGCCGGGCGGCATCATACGCTCACCAAACATTACATTTGACGATGCGACAGGGATAGGCAGCTGGAGTGAAGAAGCGTTTACCGCACGTTTCAAAATGTACACGCATGCAGATTATAAGCCGGCACAAATGAAAAAGAGTGACCTCAATACGCCGATGCCATGGAACATGTATTCAGGTATGAAGGAATCCGACCTTAAGGCCATTTATGCTTACCTGAAGTCATTGAAGCCAATCAAAAATAATGTGGTGCGGTACGAAAAGAAATAG
- a CDS encoding AsmA-like C-terminal region-containing protein, with product MKEKYDRFKEFIKAIAMPRWARWVFRGVLVVFLFMIVAYVSLAWYINTHKEEVLVSVTSELNEGITGTIEIGDMNPTFLTGFPRVSLRLEKVVVKDSLYANHGKILLKAESLDIAVNAMALMRGTIEIKKIAIADAAITMYTDSLGYSNASVFKKGKKSKGGGGGSFPELRKLDLENVTFVIDNQKSGKLYNFAIDGLKGSIDYTSDGWDADIKLNTLVHSMAFNTRKGSFIKDQRVAGKFDISYKDTDSLIVIKKNPLEIGGEDFSVGGRFKTGSPQAKFAINIENKSILWRNAANLLSPNITGKLLMFDIKKPIAVKCDLIGDFNEKGDPLIRVNADVSDNILDTPGGAVDNCSFFGIFTNNHVKDNGFNDANSAIKLFGFKGDYSGIPIAMKKVYILNLEKPVAVGDFASTFKMEKLGSIIDTDLLKFSKGTADVKLDFSADIVDFRLSKPLVNGVVAIKDADVGYVPRKLDFKDISVALNFTKDDLFISKIILKSGKSTVNMDGSIKNFLNLYYSDPAKIVLTWNIHSPQLHLGEFMGFLGSRQRKAVPVKKARKGNMTEDLNLLFEKSNVDMKLRVDKLYYNRFFATDAKADILLTDNGVVVKNAGLKHAGGSLMINGMMLQQGKVNKYSLDAVISDVDINKFFYAFNNFGMETLKAEHLKGLVSSKASVTGSITDAGAMVPKSMYGTVTFGLRKGKLIDFDPVKNVGKFAFPFRDMKNIDFYNLNGKFDIKGEKVTIHPMKINSSVLNMDVEGVYSFGKGTEIYVDVPLRNPKKDKDITDKEELAKRRNRGIVLHLKAVDDEDGKVKVKLGGKKE from the coding sequence ATGAAAGAAAAATACGACCGGTTTAAAGAATTTATAAAAGCGATAGCCATGCCGCGATGGGCCCGATGGGTCTTTCGCGGTGTATTGGTAGTTTTTTTATTTATGATTGTGGCCTATGTTTCGCTGGCCTGGTACATCAACACTCACAAGGAAGAAGTGCTCGTATCGGTTACTTCAGAATTGAATGAAGGCATAACCGGCACTATCGAGATAGGGGATATGAACCCGACCTTTCTTACCGGTTTTCCGCGCGTGTCGTTACGGCTCGAAAAGGTGGTAGTGAAGGACAGCCTTTATGCTAACCACGGCAAAATATTGCTCAAAGCCGAAAGCCTCGATATCGCGGTGAATGCAATGGCGCTGATGCGCGGCACTATTGAGATCAAAAAAATAGCTATTGCAGATGCAGCCATAACAATGTATACTGATTCTTTAGGGTATAGCAATGCATCGGTCTTTAAAAAAGGGAAGAAGTCAAAAGGGGGTGGCGGGGGCAGCTTCCCGGAACTGCGGAAGCTGGACCTGGAAAACGTAACTTTTGTTATTGATAATCAAAAATCGGGCAAGCTGTACAATTTTGCTATTGACGGGCTTAAAGGAAGCATCGACTATACTTCTGATGGATGGGATGCGGATATAAAACTAAATACCCTGGTGCACAGTATGGCTTTCAATACCCGCAAGGGCAGCTTTATAAAGGATCAAAGGGTAGCAGGAAAGTTTGATATTAGCTATAAAGATACAGACAGCCTTATTGTTATCAAAAAGAACCCGCTTGAAATCGGCGGGGAGGATTTTTCAGTAGGGGGGCGTTTTAAGACCGGTAGCCCGCAGGCAAAATTTGCCATCAACATAGAAAACAAAAGCATTCTTTGGCGTAATGCGGCCAACCTGCTTTCGCCGAATATTACCGGTAAGTTGCTGATGTTCGATATCAAAAAGCCTATTGCTGTGAAATGCGACCTCATTGGCGACTTTAACGAAAAAGGCGACCCGCTTATCCGTGTGAACGCTGATGTCAGTGATAATATCCTCGATACCCCCGGCGGCGCAGTAGATAATTGTAGTTTTTTCGGGATATTCACCAATAATCATGTAAAGGATAATGGCTTTAACGATGCCAACTCTGCCATAAAGCTTTTTGGCTTTAAAGGTGATTATTCAGGTATTCCCATTGCAATGAAAAAAGTGTATATACTCAACCTCGAAAAACCGGTTGCAGTAGGCGATTTTGCTTCAACTTTTAAAATGGAAAAACTCGGCAGTATCATCGATACCGACCTGCTAAAATTCTCAAAAGGAACTGCCGATGTTAAGCTGGATTTCAGTGCCGATATTGTGGATTTCAGGTTGTCGAAGCCATTGGTCAATGGCGTTGTTGCTATAAAGGATGCCGATGTAGGCTATGTGCCCCGAAAACTGGACTTTAAGGATATCTCGGTAGCGCTTAATTTCACGAAAGACGACCTTTTTATCAGTAAAATCATCCTCAAAAGTGGCAAAAGCACGGTAAACATGGACGGTAGCATAAAGAATTTCCTGAACCTGTATTATAGCGACCCTGCAAAAATCGTCCTGACATGGAACATCCACAGCCCGCAGCTGCATCTTGGGGAATTCATGGGTTTTTTAGGCAGCAGGCAACGGAAAGCCGTGCCGGTAAAAAAGGCCCGCAAAGGCAACATGACCGAAGACCTGAACCTGCTGTTTGAAAAGAGCAACGTCGATATGAAGCTGCGGGTAGATAAATTGTACTACAACCGCTTTTTTGCAACCGATGCCAAAGCCGACATACTGCTTACCGATAATGGTGTAGTAGTAAAAAATGCCGGGCTGAAGCACGCAGGCGGAAGCCTTATGATCAACGGTATGATGCTGCAGCAGGGAAAAGTCAACAAGTACAGCCTGGATGCCGTGATCAGCGATGTTGACATCAATAAATTCTTTTATGCCTTTAATAATTTTGGGATGGAAACCCTGAAGGCAGAGCACCTCAAAGGCCTGGTCAGTTCAAAAGCCAGCGTTACCGGAAGTATTACCGATGCCGGTGCAATGGTGCCGAAGTCCATGTATGGTACAGTGACTTTCGGGTTGAGAAAAGGTAAGCTGATTGATTTTGACCCGGTAAAGAATGTTGGCAAATTTGCCTTCCCCTTCCGCGATATGAAAAACATAGACTTTTATAACCTGAACGGGAAGTTCGACATAAAGGGCGAAAAGGTCACCATCCACCCGATGAAGATAAATTCGAGCGTACTGAACATGGATGTCGAAGGGGTTTATTCTTTTGGCAAAGGCACCGAGATCTATGTGGATGTACCGCTACGCAATCCTAAAAAAGACAAAGATATCACCGATAAGGAAGAGCTTGCCAAACGCCGGAACCGTGGTATTGTCCTCCATCTGAAGGCAGTAGACGATGAAGACGGCAAAGTAAAAGTAAAGCTGGGCGGGAAGAAGGAGTGA
- a CDS encoding helix-turn-helix transcriptional regulator, whose product MTITYEEFKPTAGLAPYVECYWVQSFSGAPGEVSPVQRCLPLGMLEVIIHVDENIADILENGQAGQLPRAFFHGIYNNPVYWKIKSNARLFGIRFRPETFSLLFNVPAASLYSRFVCLEQFLGKEVIGLHRPLYGAKDSASMVAHCDSFLSKRLSDPELQYNYFTAAADIIRNTKGNISIEEVSNSISVSMRQLQRSFKENLGTTPKGYLRIIRFRNAFSALQSEHEWADIAYDLGYADQAHFIREFREFAGDAPKSVVRNAEHFLKRPVAFTDSIFL is encoded by the coding sequence ATGACAATTACGTACGAAGAATTTAAGCCCACTGCCGGACTCGCGCCTTATGTAGAGTGTTATTGGGTGCAGTCATTCAGTGGGGCACCGGGAGAGGTCTCGCCGGTACAGCGATGCCTGCCGCTGGGCATGCTGGAAGTGATCATCCATGTTGATGAAAACATTGCAGATATCCTTGAAAACGGACAGGCCGGGCAGCTGCCCCGCGCTTTCTTTCATGGCATATACAACAACCCCGTTTATTGGAAAATAAAAAGTAATGCCCGCCTTTTTGGCATCCGTTTCAGGCCGGAGACATTTTCTTTACTGTTCAATGTGCCCGCCGCGTCGCTGTATTCAAGATTCGTGTGCCTCGAGCAATTTTTAGGGAAAGAGGTCATCGGGCTGCACCGGCCCCTGTATGGTGCTAAAGATTCCGCATCTATGGTTGCCCATTGCGATAGCTTCCTTTCCAAACGCTTGTCTGATCCCGAATTGCAGTATAATTATTTTACCGCAGCTGCCGACATTATCCGCAATACAAAAGGTAACATCTCTATTGAAGAAGTAAGCAATTCGATATCTGTGAGTATGCGGCAGTTGCAGCGAAGCTTCAAGGAAAACCTTGGCACCACCCCCAAAGGCTACCTGCGCATCATCCGTTTCCGCAACGCATTCTCAGCATTGCAAAGCGAGCATGAATGGGCCGACATTGCCTATGACCTTGGGTATGCAGACCAGGCACACTTCATACGGGAGTTCAGGGAGTTTGCCGGCGACGCACCTAAGAGTGTAGTGCGGAATGCGGAGCACTTCCTGAAAAGGCCGGTTGCTTTTACCGACAGCATTTTTTTGTAA
- a CDS encoding putative DNA modification/repair radical SAM protein: protein MHDRIRKKLGILADAAKYDVSCSSSGGNRKNDNKGIGDSSNGICHTYTEDGRCVSLLKILLTNHCIFDCAFCVSRKSNDVKRAAFTVDEVVELTMSFYRRNYIEGLFLSSGIFKNADFTMERLVRIVKKLRLEERFNGYIHLKTIPGASPELLTEAGLYADRMSINLEMPTETGLKLLAPDKSHEEVKKPLGFIKDTITQFKDEKKTGLIKSIPKFVPAGQSTQMVIGATPETDMEIMYSADQYYKNYSLKRVYYSGYIPISYDTRMPVIGSQPPLLRENRLYQTDWLMRFYGFGVQELLNPKNPHLDTDIDPKLSWALRNLEQFPVDINTADYRMILRVPGIGVRSAQKIVQARKFGKLRSGQLQKIGIAYSRAKHFIRCADSAFMLNEPDAPHLKNLILAESTSKYLKVPQSQLSLF from the coding sequence ATGCATGACAGAATTAGGAAGAAATTGGGAATATTAGCGGATGCAGCAAAGTACGATGTCTCGTGCTCTTCCAGCGGCGGGAACCGTAAGAATGACAACAAGGGAATTGGTGACAGCAGCAATGGAATTTGCCATACCTATACCGAAGACGGGCGATGTGTTTCGCTGCTGAAAATATTACTTACCAACCACTGTATTTTTGACTGTGCTTTTTGCGTTTCCCGTAAAAGCAATGATGTAAAACGTGCGGCCTTTACCGTTGATGAAGTCGTAGAGCTTACCATGAGCTTTTACCGTCGTAACTATATTGAGGGACTGTTCCTTAGCTCAGGTATTTTCAAGAATGCCGACTTCACTATGGAACGCCTTGTGCGCATTGTAAAAAAACTGCGCCTCGAAGAGCGTTTCAACGGCTACATTCATCTTAAAACTATACCCGGGGCAAGTCCGGAGCTGCTTACCGAAGCAGGGCTGTATGCCGACAGGATGAGCATCAACCTTGAGATGCCAACCGAGACCGGGCTTAAGCTCCTCGCTCCTGATAAATCGCATGAAGAAGTGAAAAAGCCGTTGGGTTTTATAAAAGACACCATCACACAATTCAAAGATGAAAAAAAGACCGGCCTGATAAAAAGTATCCCGAAATTCGTTCCTGCCGGGCAAAGTACCCAGATGGTAATAGGCGCAACGCCCGAAACGGATATGGAGATCATGTACAGCGCCGACCAGTATTATAAAAATTACAGCCTCAAAAGAGTTTATTATTCAGGCTATATCCCTATAAGCTATGATACGCGCATGCCTGTTATTGGCAGCCAGCCTCCCCTGCTCCGGGAAAACCGGCTGTACCAAACCGACTGGCTAATGCGGTTTTACGGTTTTGGCGTGCAGGAATTGTTAAACCCCAAAAATCCGCACCTGGATACCGACATCGACCCTAAGCTGAGTTGGGCACTGCGCAACCTGGAGCAGTTTCCGGTGGACATCAATACGGCAGATTACCGTATGATATTGCGTGTACCGGGCATTGGCGTCCGGTCGGCGCAAAAGATAGTCCAGGCACGCAAATTCGGGAAACTGCGTAGCGGCCAGCTGCAAAAAATAGGCATTGCCTACAGCCGGGCAAAGCATTTTATCCGTTGTGCGGATAGCGCCTTCATGCTGAACGAGCCGGATGCGCCGCACCTGAAGAACCTCATCCTCGCCGAAAGCACCAGCAAATACCTGAAAGTACCGCAATCGCAGTTGAGCCTTTTTTAA
- a CDS encoding 2'-5' RNA ligase family protein — MARKNTGQLSFFEETVYEYLILLSPSDAIKEEVDRMKELLHGMIGLEAYNRNSVAHVSLFKKEAADNAPIIKLVKKAVAGMEPFTITLAGHEVLKHGSVSRTLCLKIENPEPVTALAAQLNPVPEPKRSYLQTTILDKPKRPKKPVYPHVTIARNIPVADFSRIEDLTAFDYTAEWLCDRITILRRVAGSTGHFSPVSEVKLG, encoded by the coding sequence ATGGCCAGGAAGAATACCGGACAATTAAGCTTTTTCGAAGAGACTGTTTATGAGTACCTCATACTGCTCTCGCCGTCCGATGCCATAAAGGAGGAAGTAGACCGCATGAAGGAACTGCTTCACGGGATGATAGGGCTGGAAGCCTACAACCGCAATTCGGTAGCACATGTGTCGCTTTTTAAAAAGGAAGCTGCCGACAACGCTCCTATAATAAAACTGGTAAAGAAAGCTGTTGCAGGTATGGAGCCGTTTACCATCACGCTTGCCGGGCATGAGGTGCTGAAGCATGGCAGCGTTTCGCGCACATTGTGCCTGAAAATAGAAAACCCTGAGCCGGTAACTGCCCTGGCAGCACAGCTTAACCCTGTTCCCGAGCCCAAGCGCAGCTACCTGCAAACGACTATTCTGGACAAGCCCAAACGCCCTAAAAAACCTGTTTATCCCCACGTTACCATTGCACGCAACATTCCGGTGGCCGACTTTAGCCGTATAGAAGACCTCACTGCTTTTGATTATACTGCCGAATGGCTGTGCGACCGCATTACAATTTTACGCCGCGTAGCAGGAAGCACAGGGCATTTCTCGCCGGTGAGCGAGGTAAAGCTGGGATAA
- a CDS encoding tRNA-(ms[2]io[6]A)-hydroxylase, with product MLGLKLLTDPRWANIAESNLEEILTDHAWCEQKAASNAIFLITNNSEHADLVIKMAEIAMEEMEHFRQVVEIIKQRGYTLGRERRDDYVNQLMKFARKDGSRNTSFIDRLLFAAMIEARSCERFRVLSQNIQDKELAKFYYDLMVSEATHYTTFLGFARKYAEDVDVDKRWAEWLEYEGQLIQSYGNSEAIHG from the coding sequence ATGCTTGGACTTAAACTCCTTACCGACCCGCGTTGGGCCAATATTGCCGAATCGAACCTGGAAGAAATACTTACCGACCATGCCTGGTGTGAGCAGAAAGCGGCTTCCAACGCCATATTCCTGATCACGAACAACTCGGAGCATGCCGACCTGGTAATAAAAATGGCTGAGATTGCCATGGAAGAAATGGAGCACTTCCGGCAGGTGGTCGAAATTATAAAACAGCGCGGCTACACCCTAGGCCGTGAAAGGCGTGACGACTATGTAAACCAACTGATGAAATTCGCCCGTAAAGATGGCAGCCGCAATACATCTTTTATTGACAGGCTGCTATTTGCCGCCATGATAGAAGCGAGGAGCTGCGAGCGCTTCCGTGTGCTGTCGCAAAACATACAAGATAAGGAGCTGGCAAAATTCTATTACGACCTCATGGTTTCGGAGGCTACACACTATACTACGTTTTTAGGCTTTGCCCGAAAATATGCCGAAGATGTGGACGTGGATAAACGCTGGGCCGAATGGCTGGAATATGAAGGCCAGCTGATCCAGAGCTATGGCAATTCGGAAGCGATACACGGGTAA